From the Maioricimonas rarisocia genome, one window contains:
- a CDS encoding tetratricopeptide repeat protein, which translates to MPESAPAKPTQAADPQNSLLFALASLAAVVLSLVGGGVPLLILDVPADLLAAHLLCSLPLAVAATVCMQRVPRAAVFVAGAGVGLLPVLLAQLPGHGPAGISLADVAIHSLVAMAIVSLPVGVLIQLRGRRPMTVPPAAAVLLCLLVMVVPSTLYTVTVVQRLEEKLDDLLGHSRVAKATEVAGRLQRIAPEATWQDRPVSELTTELTQQRERLAEALEHADPPRSLGEVGQYVNVCLQLDRRDRARELLRPLATAGQPLPLALDTLGLISQREEKWDESLRWYSKALEAWSAQPDRRNGAGRASALKGMALAQYQTGQLREAAASYESLVELQPTAANHLLAARFYKENDQTSRARQHAEAARELDPVASGPVAERLIRSLEQSRFGCFAGQ; encoded by the coding sequence ATGCCTGAATCTGCTCCCGCGAAACCGACCCAAGCGGCCGACCCGCAGAACAGCCTGCTGTTCGCGCTGGCGTCGCTTGCGGCTGTCGTGCTTTCGCTGGTGGGAGGCGGCGTGCCGCTGCTGATCCTCGATGTGCCGGCCGACCTTCTGGCGGCCCATTTGCTCTGCAGCCTGCCGCTGGCCGTCGCGGCAACAGTCTGTATGCAGCGTGTGCCTCGCGCCGCCGTGTTCGTTGCCGGGGCCGGTGTCGGACTGCTGCCGGTGCTGCTGGCACAGCTGCCAGGTCATGGGCCGGCCGGCATCTCTCTCGCGGACGTGGCGATCCATTCGCTGGTCGCAATGGCGATTGTGTCGCTGCCGGTTGGCGTCCTCATACAGCTTCGCGGCCGACGACCGATGACCGTTCCCCCCGCGGCGGCGGTGCTGCTCTGCCTGCTGGTGATGGTCGTTCCATCGACGCTGTACACCGTGACAGTCGTGCAGCGACTGGAGGAGAAGCTGGATGACCTACTGGGACATTCTCGTGTGGCGAAAGCCACCGAGGTCGCCGGCCGGTTGCAGCGGATCGCTCCCGAAGCCACATGGCAGGACCGCCCGGTTTCGGAGCTGACGACCGAGCTGACACAGCAACGCGAGCGACTTGCCGAGGCGCTCGAGCATGCCGATCCTCCCCGCAGCTTGGGCGAGGTCGGACAGTACGTCAACGTCTGCCTGCAACTGGATCGCCGGGACCGGGCCCGTGAGTTGCTTCGCCCGCTGGCGACGGCCGGTCAACCGCTGCCGCTTGCCCTGGATACGCTCGGGCTGATCAGTCAGCGCGAGGAGAAGTGGGACGAGAGCCTGCGGTGGTATTCGAAGGCGCTCGAGGCGTGGTCGGCTCAGCCGGATCGTCGCAACGGGGCCGGGCGGGCAAGTGCGCTGAAGGGGATGGCACTCGCGCAGTATCAGACGGGGCAACTTCGCGAGGCAGCCGCTTCGTACGAGTCGCTTGTGGAACTGCAGCCGACCGCAGCCAATCACCTGCTGGCGGCCCGCTTCTACAAGGAGAATGACCAGACCTCGCGGGCCCGGCAGCATGCCGAGGCGGCGCGTGAGCTGGATCCTGTCGCCAGCGGACCGGTCGCAGAGAGACTGATCCGTTCGCTCGAGCAGAGCCGATTCGGATGCTTCGCGGGGCAGTGA
- a CDS encoding multiheme c-type cytochrome — translation MPSRTHSSRAVRPDASNAEGSAAERWQATLKVHFAGNDACRECHTEAFEAHARSGHSHTAFLMAESNLARRLDGTSYRDPLTLDEFRFAMRGDSFVVSTGTGADEQRIPVQWLLGSGQRAQTAVAINGRAGIEQRWTAFAPDGALGVTPSHERLPKVRPGDPGCFGRPMTRGDVLSCLGCHMTFGPPRGAPLTREYFKPNIDCERCHGPRKAHVEAARMGDAASVQPMVNLKDPQVEFQLCAQCHRASEQVDPSLPEHEAVRFQPHRLQLSRCWQESAGQLACAACHDPHDQVATEPQHYTRSCLQCHMAPDDVPCPVEPTGTCIDCHMPEVDWQSGISFRDHWIRIPESARDNATPTEEN, via the coding sequence GTGCCGAGCCGGACGCATTCGTCGCGCGCTGTCCGGCCCGATGCATCGAACGCAGAAGGTTCTGCAGCCGAGCGATGGCAGGCGACGCTGAAGGTCCATTTCGCGGGCAACGACGCCTGCCGCGAATGTCACACCGAGGCGTTCGAGGCCCACGCCCGTTCGGGACATTCGCACACCGCCTTCCTGATGGCGGAGTCGAACCTGGCCCGCCGACTCGACGGAACGAGCTACCGCGATCCGCTCACGCTCGATGAGTTCCGCTTTGCGATGCGGGGAGACAGCTTCGTCGTCTCGACCGGCACCGGTGCCGACGAACAGCGCATCCCGGTCCAGTGGCTGCTCGGCTCCGGCCAGCGGGCGCAGACGGCGGTGGCGATTAACGGTCGCGCGGGGATTGAACAGCGATGGACCGCATTCGCACCGGACGGTGCGCTGGGCGTGACGCCCAGTCACGAACGGCTGCCGAAGGTTCGGCCCGGTGATCCCGGCTGCTTCGGGCGACCGATGACCCGGGGAGACGTCCTTTCGTGCCTGGGGTGCCATATGACGTTCGGACCGCCGCGTGGAGCACCGCTGACCCGCGAGTACTTCAAACCGAACATTGACTGCGAGCGATGTCATGGTCCCCGCAAGGCGCACGTCGAGGCGGCCCGGATGGGTGACGCGGCGAGTGTGCAACCGATGGTCAACCTGAAGGATCCGCAGGTCGAGTTTCAGTTGTGCGCCCAGTGTCATCGCGCCAGCGAGCAGGTCGATCCGTCGCTGCCGGAGCACGAAGCGGTTCGCTTCCAGCCGCACCGGCTGCAGTTGAGCCGCTGCTGGCAGGAGTCGGCCGGTCAGCTTGCCTGTGCCGCGTGCCACGATCCACACGACCAGGTGGCGACGGAGCCGCAGCACTACACCCGCTCCTGCCTGCAATGTCACATGGCACCGGACGATGTCCCCTGTCCGGTGGAGCCGACGGGGACCTGCATCGACTGTCACATGCCGGAAGTGGACTGGCAGAGCGGCATCTCGTTTCGCGACCACTGGATCCGCATACCCGAGAGCGCCCGGGATAACGCCACACCGACGGAGGAGAACTGA
- a CDS encoding PEP-CTERM sorting domain-containing protein (PEP-CTERM proteins occur, often in large numbers, in the proteomes of bacteria that also encode an exosortase, a predicted intramembrane cysteine proteinase. The presence of a PEP-CTERM domain at a protein's C-terminus predicts cleavage within the sorting domain, followed by covalent anchoring to some some component of the (usually Gram-negative) cell surface. Many PEP-CTERM proteins exhibit an unusual sequence composition that includes large numbers of potential glycosylation sites. Expression of one such protein has been shown restore the ability of a bacterium to form floc, a type of biofilm.), producing MRATLSAVTYVAAMLAMGGQVSAGIITDPSWFDQPHDVLIDFESQSLGLATDQLASQGVSFANYAFGNSSLSEFAAVGGGNVNLDSFSFGLTNTGTTIYFEEEVTAFGFHILMEDWHNLNIQLFNRGGFLKGATLGSTTGGIVYLGYSDPLQSFDEIRIDIEGPSAAANPPHVIDNLSFRPAHVATVPEPSSLALFGIGAGATGLVSIRRRSREKREGASV from the coding sequence ATGCGGGCCACTTTATCAGCGGTGACGTACGTGGCGGCGATGCTCGCCATGGGGGGACAGGTATCTGCGGGCATCATCACCGACCCGTCCTGGTTCGATCAGCCGCACGACGTTCTGATTGATTTCGAATCGCAGTCACTGGGCCTGGCAACCGATCAGCTGGCGAGCCAGGGAGTGTCCTTCGCCAATTACGCCTTCGGGAATTCCAGTCTGAGCGAGTTCGCTGCCGTCGGCGGAGGTAATGTGAACCTCGATTCGTTCAGCTTCGGCCTCACTAACACGGGCACGACGATCTACTTCGAGGAGGAGGTCACGGCGTTCGGGTTTCACATCCTCATGGAGGATTGGCACAATCTGAACATACAGCTTTTCAATCGTGGGGGCTTTTTGAAAGGAGCCACTCTCGGTTCAACCACGGGTGGCATTGTGTATCTGGGCTACTCGGACCCGCTCCAAAGTTTTGACGAAATTCGGATCGACATCGAAGGCCCCAGCGCCGCTGCCAATCCACCACATGTCATTGACAACCTGAGCTTTCGCCCGGCGCATGTCGCCACCGTCCCAGAACCGTCCTCGCTTGCCCTGTTCGGAATCGGTGCCGGCGCGACGGGATTGGTTTCCATTCGTCGCCGCAGCCGGGAGAAGCGGGAGGGCGCTTCCGTCTGA
- a CDS encoding DUF1559 domain-containing protein: protein MLNVRTSERTRNRAGAEKRAGFTLIELLVVIAIIAILVSLLLPAVQQAREAARRSQCKNNLKQMGLALHNHLDTHGSFPPGMVHYDESGNRYRTGGWQSGVNEIGFHWLPMLLPFMEEPALWQNISDCHDDFRGGHTANPADHCEYSAAFGHVGRKPLKFHVCPSAVATRTLFSDGTYGLEALAKGNYAASWGTNDMLSWENSETRGAFRTLYLPQEEVVGTLGGSDDRMQQGKGHRDSDFVDGMSNTVAVSEVIAVDSASDIRGVWMSPAMGATIFSAKYSPNAREDDRIAACEDTLDVDDPLYCGTDNDAADVWASARSFHTGGVNALLGDGSVRFVSENIDLGTWHAVNTVFNGETVSEF from the coding sequence ATGTTGAACGTCCGTACTTCGGAACGCACCCGAAACCGTGCCGGCGCAGAAAAGCGGGCCGGCTTTACCCTGATCGAACTGCTGGTGGTGATCGCGATCATCGCCATTCTGGTTTCCCTGCTGTTGCCGGCTGTCCAGCAGGCTCGTGAAGCAGCCCGCCGCAGCCAGTGCAAGAACAACCTCAAGCAGATGGGGCTGGCTCTGCACAACCACCTGGACACGCACGGCAGCTTTCCTCCCGGCATGGTGCACTACGATGAGTCGGGTAACCGGTACCGGACCGGCGGCTGGCAGTCGGGCGTGAACGAAATCGGATTCCACTGGCTGCCGATGCTGCTCCCCTTCATGGAAGAGCCGGCCCTGTGGCAGAACATCTCAGACTGCCACGACGACTTCCGCGGCGGGCATACGGCCAACCCGGCCGACCACTGTGAGTACTCCGCCGCCTTCGGTCACGTCGGCCGCAAGCCGTTGAAGTTCCACGTCTGCCCGTCGGCCGTCGCCACTCGGACCCTCTTCTCGGACGGCACCTACGGCCTGGAAGCGCTGGCCAAGGGGAACTACGCCGCCAGTTGGGGGACCAACGACATGCTGTCGTGGGAGAATTCCGAAACCCGCGGCGCCTTCCGCACCCTGTACCTGCCGCAGGAAGAAGTCGTTGGAACCCTGGGAGGTTCGGACGATCGCATGCAGCAGGGGAAGGGGCACCGGGATTCCGATTTCGTCGACGGCATGAGCAACACCGTGGCGGTCAGCGAAGTGATCGCTGTCGATTCGGCCAGCGATATTCGCGGCGTGTGGATGTCGCCCGCGATGGGAGCGACCATCTTCTCGGCCAAGTACAGCCCCAATGCCCGCGAGGACGATCGCATCGCCGCCTGCGAGGACACGCTTGACGTTGATGATCCGCTGTACTGCGGAACCGACAACGACGCGGCCGACGTCTGGGCCTCGGCACGAAGCTTCCACACCGGTGGCGTCAACGCCCTGCTGGGTGACGGTTCCGTCCGCTTCGTCAGCGAGAACATCGATCTGGGAACCTGGCACGCGGTGAACACCGTCTTCAACGGCGAAACCGTAAGCGAATTCTGA
- a CDS encoding 3-keto-disaccharide hydrolase, giving the protein MKQPAVKFLILALCLATSGALTAAEPAVNPPEGFEPLFNGQDLTGWHGMPHFDPRKLEAMSEEERQAKIDEWTADAKEHWSVENGELVNDGHGAYLTTDREFTDYELLIDYKTVPKADSGIYLKETPQVQIWDFTEEGGKWKIGADKGSGGLWNNSPGAPGKDPSVLADKPFGEWNSFRIVQVGARTSIWLNGEQVVDHAIMENYWDRNSPLFRSGSIQLQTHGGEIRWKNIYLREIGSEEANEILASHGDSGFESVFNGKDLTGWQGATENYEVVDGAIRCKAGHGGTLYTDKKYANFVARVEFKLPPGGNNGLAIRYPGDGNPAYQGMTELQVLDSEHPKYAKLDPRQYHGSAYGIIAAHRGYLRPVGEWNFQEVTVKGSTIRVELNGNVILDGDLSEVTEYMANSPHPGKDLEEGYFGFAGHNDPVEFRNVEIRTLD; this is encoded by the coding sequence GTGAAGCAACCTGCTGTGAAGTTCCTCATCCTGGCTCTGTGCCTGGCCACCTCGGGCGCCCTCACCGCGGCCGAACCGGCCGTCAATCCGCCCGAAGGGTTCGAGCCGCTGTTCAACGGTCAGGATCTGACCGGCTGGCACGGCATGCCTCACTTCGATCCCCGCAAGCTGGAGGCGATGTCGGAGGAGGAGCGTCAGGCGAAGATCGACGAGTGGACCGCCGACGCGAAGGAACACTGGAGCGTCGAGAACGGCGAACTCGTCAACGATGGTCATGGTGCCTACCTGACCACCGACCGCGAATTCACCGATTACGAACTGCTGATCGACTACAAAACCGTCCCGAAGGCGGACAGCGGCATCTACCTCAAGGAAACGCCGCAGGTCCAGATCTGGGACTTCACCGAAGAAGGTGGCAAGTGGAAGATCGGTGCCGACAAGGGCTCGGGCGGTCTGTGGAACAACTCCCCCGGTGCTCCCGGCAAGGACCCCAGTGTTCTCGCCGACAAACCCTTCGGTGAATGGAACAGCTTCCGCATCGTCCAGGTCGGTGCCCGCACCAGCATCTGGCTCAATGGTGAGCAGGTCGTCGACCACGCCATCATGGAGAACTACTGGGATCGCAACAGCCCGCTGTTCCGCTCCGGCAGCATTCAGCTGCAGACGCACGGCGGCGAGATTCGCTGGAAGAACATCTACCTCCGCGAGATCGGTTCCGAAGAGGCCAACGAAATCCTCGCCTCGCATGGCGACAGCGGATTCGAGTCGGTCTTCAACGGCAAGGACCTGACCGGCTGGCAGGGTGCGACCGAGAACTATGAAGTCGTCGACGGTGCCATTCGCTGTAAGGCAGGCCATGGCGGCACCCTCTACACCGACAAGAAGTACGCTAACTTCGTCGCCCGTGTCGAATTCAAGCTGCCTCCTGGGGGCAACAACGGCCTGGCCATCCGCTACCCCGGCGACGGCAACCCCGCCTACCAGGGCATGACCGAACTGCAGGTGCTCGACTCCGAGCATCCGAAGTACGCCAAGCTCGATCCGCGGCAGTACCACGGCTCGGCTTACGGCATCATCGCCGCTCACCGCGGCTACCTCCGCCCCGTCGGCGAATGGAACTTCCAGGAGGTGACCGTGAAGGGTTCGACGATTCGCGTCGAACTGAACGGCAACGTCATCCTCGATGGCGACCTGAGTGAAGTGACCGAGTACATGGCGAACTCGCCGCACCCGGGCAAGGACCTCGAAGAAGGCTACTTCGGGTTTGCCGGCCACAACGACCCGGTCGAGTTCCGGAACGTCGAGATCCGCACGCTCGACTGA
- a CDS encoding family 16 glycoside hydrolase — translation MIRALTLICLLSAAGTAAAADDGFVDLFNGKDLSGWKGDSDLWTVEDGTITGRTKGPDHLPHNKFLIWSGGTVGDFELRLKFRLEGNNNSGVMYRAQHLEDAGDWVMGGYQADIHANAPYTGMLYDERGRGIVAQRGQKVTVTAKGEKKASKLDVPVESLDLTEWHEMTVIARGNHLIHKIDGVTTVEIIDEQESEREMEGLIGLQVHRGPAMTVQFKDIQLKKLDGKDAKASTADASQPEWIWLQDGDKPADKVYFRKEIQVRGNVAAARVYATCDNSMTLFIDGEKIFSHGSWESPVFKDVTKLFAKETPGGKHVIAIEAANAGGIAGLLFKLDLESGWRKDWTIQSDDTWQASTKAARGWKTAGFKPKWETAQVVAPLTSAPWNMTPEKLAAASPLREPTATPVDQLKVAKGFKVELLHTVPKDEQGSWVSMCTDPQGRLIVCDQYGGLFRVTPPGINDAEELVIEPINVDIGEAQGLLWAFDSLYVVVNTGGKYESGVYRVTDTDGDDQLDTLETLRKLNGRGEHGPHAILVTPDGESLFVVCGNNTKLTEFETSRVPRVWDEDLLLPRTYGRGFMKGTPAPGGYISRMDPDGKNWELVAVGFRNEYDAALNADGELFSYDADMEWDMNTPWYRPTRVCHTVSGVDFGWRNGAGKWPVYYADTLPPVVNVGPGSPTGVAFGYGAKFPAKYQRALFINDWSYGKLYAVHMTPEGSTYKGTLEEFITGTPLPLTDIVVNPVDGAMYFAIGGRRVQSGLYRVTYAGDESTEPAELTDSEGAEARATRKKLEELHLGDHPDAVDIAWPHLSSDDRFIRYAARVAIEHRPAEEWQDRALEETNPQAALEALLALARVHERAERKENEAYDSLPPNWESADPEIDAELSAVRDSLLAALQRLSWEDLSHDQKLHLLRNYTLAFSRFGRPESTTREQLIERFSPQVPADSPELNSELLALLVYLQAPEAAAKGVELLANAPTQEQQIDFAKTLRHLTNGWNDELRQEYLKWFTRAATFRGGASFGLFVQHIKEDAIAHLSDEEKERFKEILEAQPPSNAPVIAAAPRPFVKDWTMDELIPVVENGLKGRDYNRGRMLFGAANCYACHRFNNEGGAIGPDLTALSGRFSPREILSSIVEPSKVISDQYAAVQILTDDGDVITGRIVNLAGDTFRINTNMLDPNALVGVDRKQIEEMQPSKTSMMPKGLLNSLNEEEILDLMAYLISRGDRNHPVFQKQ, via the coding sequence GTGATTCGAGCGCTCACACTCATCTGCCTGCTCTCGGCAGCCGGTACCGCCGCTGCTGCCGACGACGGCTTCGTTGATCTGTTTAACGGCAAGGACCTTTCCGGCTGGAAGGGAGACTCCGACCTGTGGACCGTCGAAGACGGTACCATCACCGGACGCACCAAAGGCCCCGATCATCTTCCCCACAACAAGTTCCTGATCTGGTCCGGCGGGACCGTTGGCGACTTCGAGCTGCGATTGAAGTTCCGCCTCGAAGGGAACAACAATTCCGGCGTCATGTACCGCGCCCAGCATCTCGAAGATGCCGGCGACTGGGTCATGGGGGGCTACCAGGCCGACATCCACGCCAACGCACCGTACACCGGCATGCTGTACGACGAGCGGGGACGTGGCATCGTGGCCCAGCGCGGCCAGAAAGTGACCGTCACCGCAAAGGGCGAAAAGAAAGCCTCCAAACTCGATGTGCCCGTTGAATCGCTCGACCTGACCGAGTGGCACGAAATGACGGTGATTGCCCGGGGCAATCACCTCATCCACAAGATCGACGGCGTCACCACCGTCGAGATCATCGACGAGCAGGAATCTGAGCGGGAAATGGAAGGTCTTATCGGCCTGCAGGTCCATCGCGGCCCGGCCATGACCGTCCAGTTCAAGGACATTCAACTCAAGAAGCTCGACGGCAAGGACGCAAAGGCATCGACCGCCGACGCCTCTCAGCCCGAGTGGATCTGGCTGCAGGACGGTGACAAGCCGGCCGACAAGGTGTACTTCCGCAAGGAGATCCAGGTCCGCGGCAACGTCGCCGCTGCACGCGTTTACGCGACCTGCGACAACTCGATGACCCTGTTCATCGACGGCGAGAAGATCTTCTCGCATGGCTCGTGGGAAAGCCCGGTCTTCAAGGACGTCACCAAGCTGTTCGCGAAGGAAACGCCCGGCGGTAAGCACGTGATCGCCATCGAAGCCGCCAATGCCGGCGGTATCGCCGGTCTGCTGTTCAAGCTGGACCTGGAGTCCGGCTGGCGCAAGGACTGGACAATCCAGAGCGACGATACGTGGCAGGCCTCGACCAAGGCGGCCCGCGGCTGGAAGACGGCCGGTTTCAAGCCGAAGTGGGAGACCGCGCAGGTCGTCGCACCGCTCACCTCCGCTCCCTGGAACATGACGCCCGAGAAGCTGGCGGCCGCATCTCCGCTGCGGGAACCGACTGCCACTCCGGTCGATCAGCTCAAGGTCGCCAAGGGCTTCAAGGTCGAGCTTCTCCACACCGTCCCCAAGGACGAGCAGGGCTCCTGGGTCAGCATGTGCACCGACCCGCAGGGCCGCCTGATCGTCTGTGACCAGTACGGCGGGCTCTTCCGCGTGACGCCTCCCGGCATCAACGACGCTGAAGAACTTGTCATCGAGCCGATCAACGTCGACATCGGCGAGGCACAGGGTCTGCTCTGGGCCTTCGACAGCCTGTACGTCGTCGTCAACACCGGTGGCAAGTACGAGAGCGGCGTGTATCGCGTCACCGACACCGACGGCGACGACCAGCTCGATACGCTCGAGACGCTCCGCAAGCTGAACGGTCGCGGCGAGCACGGGCCGCACGCGATTCTCGTTACGCCCGATGGCGAATCGCTGTTCGTCGTCTGCGGCAACAACACCAAACTGACCGAATTCGAAACCTCGCGCGTTCCGCGCGTGTGGGACGAAGACCTGCTGCTGCCCCGGACCTACGGTCGTGGCTTCATGAAGGGCACGCCCGCTCCGGGTGGCTACATCAGCCGCATGGACCCGGACGGCAAGAACTGGGAGCTCGTCGCGGTCGGCTTCCGGAACGAGTACGACGCGGCCCTCAATGCCGACGGAGAACTGTTCAGCTACGACGCCGACATGGAATGGGACATGAACACGCCGTGGTATCGCCCCACGCGCGTCTGTCACACCGTCAGCGGCGTTGACTTCGGCTGGCGCAACGGTGCCGGCAAGTGGCCGGTCTACTATGCCGACACGCTCCCGCCGGTCGTCAATGTCGGCCCCGGGTCGCCCACCGGTGTCGCCTTCGGCTACGGCGCGAAGTTCCCGGCGAAGTACCAGCGGGCCCTGTTCATCAACGACTGGAGCTACGGCAAACTGTACGCCGTCCACATGACCCCCGAAGGCTCCACCTACAAGGGGACGCTCGAAGAGTTCATCACCGGCACACCGCTGCCGCTGACCGACATCGTCGTCAACCCGGTCGACGGGGCGATGTATTTTGCCATCGGCGGCCGTCGCGTGCAGTCCGGTCTGTACCGGGTCACCTACGCCGGCGACGAATCGACCGAACCGGCCGAGCTGACGGATTCCGAAGGGGCCGAGGCCCGCGCCACGCGCAAGAAGCTCGAAGAACTGCATCTGGGTGATCATCCGGATGCGGTCGACATCGCCTGGCCGCACCTCAGTTCCGACGACCGCTTCATCCGCTACGCCGCCCGCGTCGCCATCGAGCACCGGCCGGCCGAGGAGTGGCAGGACCGGGCTCTGGAAGAGACTAATCCGCAGGCGGCTCTGGAAGCACTGCTGGCTCTGGCCCGCGTGCACGAACGGGCCGAACGGAAGGAAAACGAAGCCTACGATTCCCTCCCGCCCAACTGGGAGAGCGCCGATCCCGAAATCGATGCGGAACTCTCGGCAGTCCGGGACAGCCTGCTGGCCGCTCTGCAGCGGCTCTCGTGGGAGGATCTCTCGCACGATCAGAAGCTGCATCTGCTCCGCAACTACACGCTGGCCTTCTCGCGGTTCGGTCGTCCGGAGAGCACGACCCGCGAGCAGCTGATCGAGCGGTTCAGCCCGCAGGTTCCTGCCGACTCGCCCGAGCTCAACTCCGAGCTGCTGGCCCTGCTGGTCTACCTGCAGGCACCTGAAGCAGCGGCCAAGGGAGTCGAACTTCTGGCCAACGCGCCCACGCAGGAACAGCAGATCGACTTCGCCAAGACGCTGCGTCATCTCACCAACGGCTGGAACGATGAGCTGCGGCAGGAATACCTGAAGTGGTTCACGCGGGCGGCGACGTTCCGCGGCGGGGCCAGCTTCGGCCTGTTCGTGCAGCACATCAAGGAAGACGCCATCGCTCACCTGAGCGACGAAGAGAAGGAACGCTTCAAGGAGATCCTTGAAGCGCAGCCGCCGTCCAACGCTCCGGTCATCGCGGCCGCACCCCGGCCGTTCGTGAAGGACTGGACGATGGACGAACTCATCCCTGTCGTCGAGAACGGCCTGAAGGGTCGCGACTACAACCGGGGCCGCATGCTCTTCGGGGCCGCCAACTGCTACGCCTGCCACCGGTTCAACAACGAGGGAGGAGCCATCGGGCCGGACCTGACGGCACTCTCGGGACGCTTCAGCCCCCGCGAGATCCTCTCGTCGATCGTCGAACCGAGCAAGGTGATCAGCGACCAGTACGCCGCGGTCCAGATCCTCACTGACGACGGCGACGTCATCACCGGCCGGATCGTCAACCTGGCCGGCGACACGTTCCGCATCAACACAAACATGCTCGATCCGAACGCCCTGGTCGGCGTCGATCGCAAGCAGATCGAAGAGATGCAGCCGTCGAAGACGTCGATGATGCCCAAGGGCCTGCTCAACTCGCTCAACGAGGAAGAGATTCTGGACCTGATGGCGTATCTGATTTCGCGGGGTGACCGTAACCACCCGGTGTTTCAGAAGCAGTAA